From one Conyzicola nivalis genomic stretch:
- a CDS encoding prenyltransferase: MLRALFVSSRPLSWINTAFPFAAAYFMTVREVDLVFVVGTIYFLIPYNLAMYGINDVFDYESDLRNPRKGGVEGALLDRSMHKPTLWAALLTNVPFLVFLLVVGNPLSWLVLAVSVFAVIAYSAPGLRFKERPFVDSITSSTHFVSPAIYGLVLAGAAFTPQLWMLLAAFFLWGLASHAFGAVQDVIADREADISSIATVIGAKATVRIAVLAYWFAGVLLLFTEWPGPLAAILALPYVVVCAPFWSISDDAAESANRGWKKFLALNFLSGFFVTMLLIWFAFVSA; encoded by the coding sequence ATGCTTAGGGCGCTCTTCGTCTCGTCGAGACCGCTCAGCTGGATCAACACGGCGTTCCCCTTCGCAGCCGCCTATTTCATGACGGTGCGCGAGGTCGACCTCGTGTTCGTCGTGGGCACCATCTACTTCCTCATCCCGTACAACCTCGCGATGTACGGGATCAACGACGTGTTCGACTACGAGAGCGACCTGCGCAACCCGCGCAAGGGCGGTGTCGAGGGCGCGCTGCTCGACCGCAGCATGCACAAGCCCACGCTGTGGGCGGCGTTGCTCACCAACGTTCCGTTCCTGGTATTTCTCCTGGTCGTCGGTAACCCCCTTTCCTGGTTGGTGCTCGCGGTCAGCGTCTTCGCTGTCATCGCCTATTCGGCGCCGGGCCTGCGCTTCAAGGAGCGCCCGTTCGTCGACTCGATCACCTCGAGCACGCACTTCGTCTCCCCGGCAATCTACGGACTGGTGCTCGCCGGCGCGGCCTTCACGCCGCAACTGTGGATGCTTCTCGCCGCGTTCTTCCTGTGGGGGCTTGCCTCGCACGCGTTCGGTGCGGTGCAAGACGTGATCGCCGACCGCGAGGCCGATATCTCGTCGATCGCCACGGTCATCGGTGCGAAGGCGACGGTGCGGATCGCGGTGCTGGCCTACTGGTTCGCCGGTGTGCTGCTGCTGTTCACCGAATGGCCCGGGCCGCTCGCCGCGATCCTCGCGCTGCCCTACGTCGTGGTCTGCGCGCCGTTCTGGTCGATTTCGGATGACGCGGCCGAGTCGGCCAACCGCGGCTGGAAGAAGTTCCTCGCCCTCAACTTCCTCAGCGGATTCTTCGTCACCATGCTGCTCATCTGGTTCGCCTTCGTCAGCGCGTAG
- the idi gene encoding isopentenyl-diphosphate Delta-isomerase, which produces MSQTEQVVLLSDDGYPIGTADKVAVHTHDTALHLAFSCHVMNEAGEVLVTRRALSKLTWPGVWTNSFCGHPGPGESMEDAIARRAERELGITISRLEVVLPDFRYRAVDASGIVENEVCPVYRAYTTDAVAPAADEVSEFEWVEPQSLRNAAAAAPFAFSPWLVWQLDELSAQPAPADSPTTPEDTQ; this is translated from the coding sequence ATGAGCCAGACCGAACAGGTAGTCCTCCTATCTGACGACGGTTACCCTATCGGCACCGCCGACAAGGTCGCCGTTCACACGCACGACACCGCGCTGCACCTCGCGTTCTCCTGCCACGTCATGAACGAAGCCGGTGAGGTGCTGGTTACGCGGCGCGCATTGAGCAAGCTGACCTGGCCAGGCGTCTGGACGAACTCCTTCTGCGGACACCCCGGCCCGGGCGAGTCGATGGAAGACGCGATCGCGCGACGCGCCGAACGCGAACTGGGAATCACCATTTCGAGACTGGAAGTCGTTCTGCCCGACTTCCGTTATCGCGCCGTCGACGCATCCGGGATCGTCGAAAACGAGGTCTGCCCGGTTTATCGGGCGTACACGACGGATGCCGTGGCTCCCGCCGCCGACGAAGTGTCCGAATTCGAGTGGGTCGAGCCGCAATCACTGCGCAACGCCGCGGCGGCCGCACCCTTCGCCTTCAGCCCCTGGCTCGTCTGGCAGCTCGACGAGCTCTCCGCCCAGCCCGCACCGGCTGATTCGCCCACAACACCCGAGGACACCCAATGA
- a CDS encoding epoxide hydrolase family protein — translation MRPFRIQIPDAELEELGRRLDAARWPVAENEPGWASGVPRGWLERLSETWRTGYDWRAREARLNSHPQVLVEAAGLDVHAVVLGQSEVERPAIVLTHGWPGTFAEYLEVARRLADPASYGGDAGDAMTVVVPSLPGYGFSGIPAETGWGVERVADAWVELMAALGFEQFFAAGSDWGTSVSAELGRRHPQRILGLTLIPPLAPPDPATASHSTAAETRALERLQTRGAEGSAYSAVHATRPQTIAYALADSPLGLLAWIGEKYAQWAGVPGVADVDILDAASIYWFTRTAGTSARLYRESIDDVSRYFTDANPVPITVPTGAIMFPDEVPWVSRRWAERRFPGLRVWCEPAAGGHFGALEQPAAVAAGIVATVRACRQTGT, via the coding sequence GTGCGGCCGTTCCGGATCCAGATTCCCGACGCCGAGCTCGAGGAGCTGGGGCGGCGACTCGACGCGGCGCGATGGCCGGTCGCCGAGAACGAACCGGGTTGGGCATCCGGGGTTCCTCGTGGCTGGCTGGAGCGGTTGTCCGAGACGTGGCGAACGGGTTATGACTGGCGCGCCCGTGAGGCGCGGCTCAACAGCCACCCGCAGGTTCTGGTGGAGGCGGCCGGGCTCGACGTGCACGCGGTCGTGCTCGGACAATCCGAGGTTGAGCGCCCCGCAATCGTACTGACTCACGGCTGGCCGGGCACGTTCGCCGAGTACCTGGAGGTCGCCCGCCGGCTCGCCGACCCCGCGAGCTACGGCGGCGACGCGGGCGATGCCATGACCGTCGTCGTTCCGTCGCTGCCCGGGTACGGCTTCAGCGGAATCCCGGCCGAGACCGGCTGGGGGGTCGAGCGCGTCGCGGACGCGTGGGTGGAGCTGATGGCGGCGCTCGGGTTCGAACAGTTTTTCGCGGCCGGCAGCGACTGGGGGACGAGCGTGTCGGCCGAACTCGGCCGACGGCATCCGCAACGGATTTTGGGCCTGACGCTCATCCCCCCGTTGGCGCCACCCGATCCGGCGACGGCCAGCCATTCGACCGCTGCGGAGACCCGGGCGCTGGAGCGCTTGCAGACACGGGGCGCGGAAGGCAGCGCGTATTCCGCCGTGCACGCCACGCGCCCGCAGACGATCGCGTACGCCCTCGCCGACTCGCCCCTCGGCCTGCTCGCCTGGATCGGGGAGAAGTACGCCCAGTGGGCAGGTGTTCCGGGGGTTGCCGACGTGGACATCCTCGATGCGGCGTCGATCTACTGGTTCACGCGAACCGCGGGCACGTCGGCTCGGCTGTACCGGGAGAGCATCGACGACGTCAGCCGATACTTCACCGACGCGAATCCGGTGCCCATCACCGTTCCCACCGGAGCCATCATGTTCCCCGACGAGGTGCCCTGGGTGTCGAGGCGCTGGGCGGAGCGACGGTTCCCGGGCCTCCGCGTGTGGTGCGAGCCCGCTGCGGGCGGCCACTTCGGCGCCCTCGAACAGCCGGCGGCCGTGGCGGCCGGAATCGTTGCCACGGTGAGAGCCTGCCGACAAACGGGCACCTGA
- the dcd gene encoding dCTP deaminase, translating to MLLSDRDIKAELADGRIGLDPLELGMVQPSSVDVRLDRFFRLFDNHKYPFIDPAEDQPDLTHLVEVEADQPFILHPGEFVLGSTYELVTLPDDIAARLEGKSSLGRLGLLTHSTAGFVDPGFSGHVTLELSNVATLPIKLWPGMKIGQLCFMRLTSPAENPYGSGIYGSRYQGQRGPTASRSFQNFVHTDVSDTEAGRPGK from the coding sequence ATGCTGCTTTCTGACAGGGACATCAAGGCCGAACTCGCCGACGGACGCATCGGTCTCGACCCGCTCGAGCTCGGGATGGTGCAGCCGTCGAGCGTCGACGTGCGGCTCGACCGGTTCTTCCGGCTGTTCGACAACCACAAGTACCCGTTCATCGACCCGGCCGAAGACCAGCCCGACCTCACGCACTTGGTCGAGGTGGAGGCTGACCAGCCGTTCATCCTGCACCCGGGCGAGTTCGTGCTCGGTTCGACCTACGAGCTGGTGACTCTGCCCGACGACATCGCCGCGCGCCTCGAGGGCAAGAGCTCGCTCGGCCGCCTCGGGCTGCTGACCCACTCCACGGCCGGCTTCGTCGACCCCGGCTTCAGCGGACACGTCACCCTCGAGCTGTCGAACGTGGCGACACTGCCGATCAAGCTGTGGCCCGGCATGAAGATCGGCCAGCTCTGCTTCATGCGCCTGACCAGCCCCGCCGAGAACCCCTACGGGTCGGGCATCTACGGTTCGCGCTACCAGGGCCAGCGCGGCCCGACGGCGAGCCGGTCGTTCCAGAACTTCGTGCACACCGACGTCTCCGACACCGAGGCCGGTCGCCCCGGCAAGTAG
- a CDS encoding NAD(P)/FAD-dependent oxidoreductase — MTNSKFDVVIIGGGPAGLSGAVALGRARRSVVVVDSGEPRNAPAHAVHNFLTRDGTSPAELRRLGREEARAYGAELVDARADGVQRTDDGFAVRLSTGSVVTGRRLLVTTGLVDELPEVEGLRERWGVDALHCPYCHGWEVRDRAIGVLASGPRAFHQALLFRQWSPDITLLLNGQALPEAEQLELLAARGIKVVEGRVERLVVEDDTLVGVELAGGSVHALEALVVGAPVSVRAGLLVDLGLELAEHPMGMGLYVATDASGATSLPGVWAAGNVTNLAGQVITSAGEGLWAGAQINASLIADDERDALEAYRAAR; from the coding sequence ATGACGAATTCAAAATTTGACGTGGTGATCATCGGCGGCGGACCGGCCGGGCTGAGCGGGGCCGTGGCGCTGGGACGTGCGCGTCGCTCGGTCGTGGTCGTCGACTCGGGCGAGCCGCGCAACGCCCCTGCGCACGCGGTGCACAACTTCCTCACGCGCGACGGGACGAGCCCCGCCGAACTGCGGCGCCTCGGCCGCGAGGAGGCTCGGGCGTACGGCGCGGAGCTGGTGGACGCGCGCGCAGACGGCGTGCAGAGAACGGATGACGGCTTCGCCGTGAGACTGTCGACCGGATCGGTGGTCACCGGGCGCCGGTTGCTCGTGACGACCGGGCTCGTCGACGAGCTGCCCGAGGTCGAGGGCCTGCGCGAGCGCTGGGGCGTGGACGCTCTGCACTGCCCGTACTGCCACGGCTGGGAGGTGCGCGACCGGGCGATCGGCGTGCTCGCGAGCGGACCGCGGGCGTTCCATCAGGCGCTGCTGTTCCGACAGTGGAGCCCGGACATCACACTCTTACTCAACGGCCAGGCCCTGCCCGAGGCCGAGCAGCTCGAACTGCTGGCGGCGCGCGGCATCAAGGTGGTGGAAGGACGGGTCGAACGGCTGGTTGTGGAGGACGACACGCTCGTCGGTGTCGAGCTGGCGGGCGGCAGCGTTCACGCGCTCGAGGCGCTCGTCGTCGGAGCGCCGGTGTCGGTGCGGGCCGGGCTCCTCGTCGACCTCGGACTCGAACTGGCCGAGCACCCGATGGGCATGGGCCTGTACGTCGCGACCGACGCGAGCGGCGCGACATCGCTGCCGGGCGTCTGGGCCGCCGGAAACGTGACCAACCTCGCCGGCCAGGTCATCACCTCGGCGGGCGAAGGCCTGTGGGCGGGCGCGCAGATCAACGCCAGCCTCATCGCGGACGACGAGCGGGACGCGCTGGAGGCCTACCGCGCCGCTCGTTAG
- a CDS encoding DUF4190 domain-containing protein: MYNNPQLTAIYNRRTNVLAMSSLIAAFFVPPVAIVLGHVALHQLARGTQTGRGIAIAGLVIGYLGTVVLLVAAVGLVVWLGASR, from the coding sequence GTGTACAACAACCCTCAGCTCACGGCCATTTACAACCGCCGGACCAACGTTCTCGCGATGTCCTCGCTGATCGCGGCGTTCTTCGTCCCGCCCGTCGCGATCGTGCTGGGCCACGTCGCGCTGCACCAGCTCGCCCGCGGCACACAGACCGGCCGGGGTATCGCGATCGCGGGCCTCGTGATCGGATATCTCGGCACGGTCGTGCTTCTCGTGGCGGCCGTCGGGCTCGTCGTCTGGCTCGGCGCGTCCCGCTAG
- a CDS encoding phytoene/squalene synthase family protein, whose product MSRRGLYDRVAEETASVVIRRYSTSFGMAARLLGPGVRQHVENIYALVRVADEIVDGAAVESGLDRAGAARQLNELERETDAAMAEGFSSNLVVHAFALTARETGFGTEYTAPFFESMRTDLTATEHDAESFDRYVYGSAEVVGLMCLRAFLLGQSLSDEQNERFVRGARALGAAFQKVNFLRDLAADFETLGRSYFPGVSVDSFTEEDKIRLLDDIDNDLRLSASIIPELPASSRKAVALAQGLFAELSVRLRATPAERLRTTRIRVPNPVKLRIATGAVLGAKAKA is encoded by the coding sequence GTGAGCCGCCGCGGCCTGTACGACCGCGTCGCCGAGGAAACCGCGAGTGTCGTCATCCGCCGCTACTCCACGTCGTTCGGTATGGCCGCACGGTTGCTCGGACCCGGGGTGCGGCAACACGTCGAGAACATCTACGCGCTGGTGCGGGTGGCCGACGAGATCGTCGACGGCGCCGCCGTCGAATCGGGCCTCGACCGCGCGGGCGCGGCCCGGCAGTTGAACGAACTGGAACGCGAGACCGATGCCGCGATGGCGGAGGGATTCAGCTCCAACCTCGTGGTGCACGCGTTCGCGCTCACCGCGCGCGAGACCGGATTCGGCACCGAGTACACCGCGCCGTTCTTCGAATCGATGCGTACCGACCTCACGGCGACCGAGCATGACGCGGAGAGTTTCGACCGCTACGTCTACGGCTCGGCCGAGGTCGTCGGCCTCATGTGCCTGCGCGCGTTCCTCCTGGGGCAGTCGCTGAGCGACGAGCAGAACGAGCGCTTCGTGCGCGGCGCCCGAGCCCTCGGCGCGGCCTTCCAGAAGGTCAACTTTCTGCGCGATCTCGCAGCCGATTTTGAGACGCTGGGGCGGAGCTATTTCCCCGGCGTCAGCGTCGACTCATTTACGGAAGAAGACAAGATCCGCCTCCTCGACGACATCGACAACGACCTCCGCCTTTCCGCGTCGATCATCCCCGAACTGCCGGCCTCGAGCCGCAAGGCCGTCGCGCTCGCACAGGGCCTCTTCGCCGAGCTCTCGGTGCGGCTGCGCGCCACCCCGGCCGAGCGCCTGCGCACCACGCGCATCCGCGTGCCGAACCCCGTGAAACTGCGCATCGCCACCGGCGCCGTGCTCGGCGCGAAGGCGAAGGCATGA
- the crtI gene encoding phytoene desaturase family protein has translation MSRVVVIGGGISGLASAALLARDGHSVTLLEQKDDLGGRAGSWSSEGFRFDTGPSWFLMPEVFDHFYKLLGSSSDEQLRLVTLDPGYRVYFEGRAEPIDISADRDENIEIFESIEKGAGKKLAAYLDSALDTYDMAKKKFLYTTFADLRPLLTSDVVKRTGKLARLLTMSLSRLVAKTVRDDRLRKILGFPAVLLGSSPYITPSLYHLMSHLDLSDGVLYPLGGFTRVIESIVDLARKEGVVITTGASVSRIVVVDGVATGVEYKVGGEALTLDADIVVSAADLHHTETRLLGPQHQSYPAAHWDKRVPGPSALLLYLGVEGDLPELEHHTLLFTDRWEKGFADIFGTPSAVPDPASIYVCKPSGVDPDVAPEGSSNVFVLVPIPADPSIGKGGDARIEALADVIIDQIGSWTGIPDFASRITVRRAVGPGDFAADLNAWRGTALGPAHILKQSAFFREGNKSKKVEGLYYAGGSTIPGIGLPMCLISAEILVKRLRGDTSTEALPEPLEATV, from the coding sequence ATGAGCCGCGTCGTCGTGATCGGGGGAGGCATCAGCGGCCTCGCCTCGGCCGCCCTGCTCGCCCGCGACGGGCACAGCGTGACGCTGCTCGAGCAGAAGGACGACCTCGGCGGCCGCGCCGGATCGTGGTCGAGCGAGGGCTTCCGCTTCGACACCGGACCGTCGTGGTTCCTTATGCCCGAGGTGTTCGACCACTTCTACAAGCTGCTCGGCAGCTCGTCCGACGAGCAGCTGCGGCTGGTAACCCTCGATCCCGGTTACCGCGTCTACTTCGAGGGCCGGGCGGAGCCGATCGACATCTCGGCCGACCGCGACGAGAACATCGAGATCTTCGAGTCGATCGAGAAGGGCGCGGGCAAAAAACTCGCCGCCTACCTCGACTCGGCGCTCGACACCTACGACATGGCGAAGAAGAAGTTCCTCTACACGACCTTCGCCGACCTTCGCCCGCTGCTGACCTCCGACGTGGTGAAGCGCACGGGCAAGCTCGCCCGACTGCTCACGATGTCGCTGTCCAGGCTCGTCGCCAAGACGGTGCGCGACGACCGTCTGCGCAAGATCCTCGGATTCCCGGCGGTGCTGCTCGGCTCGTCGCCGTACATCACGCCGAGCCTCTACCACCTGATGAGCCACCTCGACCTGAGCGACGGCGTGCTGTACCCGCTCGGCGGATTCACCCGGGTGATCGAGAGCATCGTCGACCTCGCCCGTAAAGAGGGCGTGGTCATCACGACGGGCGCATCCGTATCCCGCATCGTCGTGGTCGACGGCGTCGCGACGGGCGTCGAGTACAAGGTGGGCGGGGAGGCACTCACGCTCGACGCCGACATCGTGGTCTCGGCGGCCGACCTGCACCACACCGAGACGCGGCTGCTCGGCCCGCAGCACCAGAGCTACCCGGCCGCCCACTGGGACAAGCGTGTTCCTGGCCCGAGCGCGCTGCTGCTCTACCTGGGCGTCGAGGGCGACCTGCCCGAGCTCGAGCACCACACACTGCTGTTCACCGACCGCTGGGAGAAGGGCTTCGCCGACATCTTCGGCACGCCGAGCGCGGTGCCCGACCCCGCGTCGATCTACGTCTGCAAGCCGAGCGGCGTCGATCCGGATGTCGCGCCCGAGGGCAGCTCGAACGTGTTCGTTCTCGTCCCGATCCCCGCCGACCCGAGCATCGGCAAGGGCGGGGATGCGCGCATCGAGGCGCTCGCCGACGTGATCATCGACCAGATCGGCTCGTGGACGGGCATCCCCGACTTCGCCTCACGCATCACCGTGCGGCGAGCGGTCGGCCCCGGCGATTTCGCCGCGGACCTCAACGCCTGGCGTGGGACCGCGCTCGGCCCGGCGCACATCCTCAAGCAGAGCGCGTTCTTCCGCGAGGGCAACAAGAGCAAGAAGGTCGAGGGCCTGTACTACGCGGGCGGCTCGACCATCCCGGGAATCGGTCTGCCGATGTGCCTCATCAGCGCCGAGATCCTCGTGAAACGCCTGCGCGGCGACACCTCGACCGAGGCGCTGCCCGAACCGCTCGAGGCCACCGTCTGA
- a CDS encoding lycopene cyclase domain-containing protein → MTYWSLNAFFLAAVALVALAAVLTRRAPRWRALALAGIVLLVTTAVFDNVMIGIGLVDYDPDLISGAFVGIAPLEDFAYAIAAVVLLPSLWHLLGPSSRGSGTGRASGTGRSSGASHARRANA, encoded by the coding sequence ATGACCTACTGGTCGCTCAACGCGTTCTTCCTCGCGGCCGTCGCGCTGGTCGCGCTCGCCGCGGTGCTGACCCGCCGCGCGCCGCGGTGGCGGGCGCTCGCACTCGCCGGCATCGTGCTGCTCGTCACGACGGCCGTCTTCGACAACGTGATGATCGGCATCGGCCTGGTCGACTACGACCCCGACCTCATCAGCGGCGCATTCGTCGGAATCGCCCCGCTCGAAGACTTCGCCTACGCCATCGCCGCGGTCGTCCTGCTGCCGTCGCTCTGGCACCTGCTCGGCCCGTCGAGTCGCGGGAGCGGCACGGGTCGCGCGAGCGGCACGGGTCGCTCGAGCGGCGCGAGCCACGCGAGGAGAGCCAATGCTTAG
- the deoC gene encoding deoxyribose-phosphate aldolase, which translates to MTSIASIIDHTLLKPEATAADVEALIAEAAEFGTFSVCVSPSMLPLTVPASLKLAVVCGFPSGKHTTAVKTAEAEESIALGADEIDMVIDVGAAKAGRFDLVEADIASVRSVIPAPRILKVIIESAALTDDEIVAVCEAAVSAGADFVKTSTGFHPTGGATVEAVALMSATVAGRAGVKASGGIRSFETAQAMIAAGATRLGVSGSRQVLAEEAGAAAAAPVDGAY; encoded by the coding sequence ATGACATCCATCGCCAGCATCATCGACCACACGCTACTCAAGCCCGAGGCGACCGCCGCCGACGTCGAGGCCCTCATCGCCGAGGCCGCGGAATTCGGCACCTTCTCGGTGTGCGTCTCCCCCTCGATGCTGCCGCTCACCGTGCCGGCCTCGCTCAAACTGGCCGTCGTCTGCGGCTTCCCGTCGGGCAAGCACACCACCGCGGTGAAGACCGCCGAGGCCGAGGAGTCGATCGCCCTCGGCGCCGACGAGATCGACATGGTGATCGACGTCGGAGCCGCCAAGGCCGGCCGCTTCGACCTGGTCGAGGCCGACATCGCGTCGGTGCGCTCGGTCATCCCGGCGCCGCGCATCCTCAAGGTGATCATCGAGTCGGCCGCGCTCACCGACGACGAGATCGTCGCCGTGTGCGAGGCCGCCGTGTCGGCGGGCGCCGACTTCGTCAAGACGTCGACGGGCTTCCACCCGACGGGCGGCGCCACGGTCGAGGCCGTCGCGCTGATGTCGGCCACGGTCGCGGGGCGCGCGGGCGTGAAGGCCAGCGGGGGAATCCGCTCGTTCGAGACCGCGCAGGCGATGATCGCCGCCGGGGCCACCCGCCTCGGCGTCTCCGGCTCGCGGCAGGTGCTGGCCGAGGAGGCCGGCGCCGCAGCAGCAGCCCCGGTCGACGGCGCCTACTAG
- a CDS encoding alkene reductase yields the protein MDLFTPVTFGSLNLANRLVMAPLTRVRAGDDGVPTPLIAEYYEQRASLGLMVTEGTFTSDEAKGFTGQPGIVTDEQQAGWARVADAVHAAGGLIAMQVMHAGRVTHTEISGAARSVAPSAIAIEGETRTPSGKTAHQVPEAIALDELPAVVEEFVAASRRALAAGIDAVEVHAANGYLLHEFLAPSSNTRTDAYGGSPENRIRFVVEVVTAVVEAVGADRVGLRISPERNIQGVIEDDAADVAITYGLLADALAPLGLAFLDYMHPEPAGALAQDIRSRVNAPFIVNTGFASPTTRDEAFAIASADLADAVSIGRAAIANPDVVARWKAAADENEPDPSTFYGPGAAGYTDYPALAV from the coding sequence ATGGATCTCTTCACCCCCGTCACCTTCGGCTCACTGAACCTCGCGAACCGGCTGGTGATGGCCCCGCTCACGCGGGTCCGCGCGGGAGACGACGGGGTGCCGACCCCGCTCATCGCCGAGTACTACGAGCAGCGCGCGAGCCTCGGGCTGATGGTGACCGAGGGCACCTTCACGAGCGACGAGGCGAAGGGCTTCACCGGCCAGCCCGGCATCGTCACCGACGAGCAGCAGGCGGGCTGGGCGCGCGTCGCCGACGCCGTGCACGCCGCCGGCGGACTGATCGCCATGCAGGTCATGCACGCCGGCCGCGTCACCCACACCGAGATCTCCGGAGCCGCCCGCAGCGTGGCGCCGAGCGCCATCGCGATCGAGGGCGAGACGCGCACCCCGAGCGGCAAGACCGCGCACCAGGTTCCCGAGGCCATCGCCCTCGACGAGCTGCCCGCGGTCGTCGAGGAGTTCGTCGCTGCCTCCCGCCGCGCGCTCGCCGCGGGAATCGACGCCGTCGAAGTGCACGCGGCCAACGGCTACCTGCTGCACGAGTTCCTCGCGCCCAGCTCGAACACCCGCACCGACGCCTACGGCGGATCGCCCGAGAACCGCATCCGCTTCGTCGTCGAGGTCGTCACCGCCGTCGTCGAAGCGGTGGGCGCCGACCGGGTGGGCCTGCGCATCTCTCCGGAACGAAACATCCAAGGCGTTATCGAAGACGATGCCGCGGATGTCGCGATCACCTACGGCCTTCTCGCGGACGCGCTTGCACCGCTCGGCCTCGCCTTCCTCGACTACATGCACCCCGAGCCCGCGGGTGCGCTCGCCCAGGACATCCGCTCGCGGGTGAACGCGCCGTTCATCGTGAACACGGGCTTCGCTTCGCCGACCACCCGTGACGAGGCGTTCGCGATCGCGTCCGCCGACCTGGCCGACGCCGTGTCGATCGGCCGTGCGGCCATCGCGAACCCCGACGTCGTGGCGCGCTGGAAGGCCGCGGCCGACGAGAACGAGCCCGACCCGTCGACCTTCTACGGCCCCGGCGCGGCCGGCTACACCGACTACCCGGCGCTGGCGGTCTAG
- a CDS encoding polyprenyl synthetase family protein — protein sequence MNGPDLISVSIARQAQVDVVLERFFSLAKNRAAAFGEQYVQLWTTLESNTIGGKRFRPRMVMGAYQSLGGTDLEAAAYVGAAFELLHTALIVHDDVIDHDFVRRGVANISGSYRDAARKAGSSEKVAEHSGISAAVIAGDLALFNSYRLIDRSGVSDVVRSRLLEVMDDALFASAAGELIDVDFSITAEVPRVDDILTMERLKTAVYSFECPLQAGAILAGASEEVIQTLGDFGREIGIAYQLVDDLLGVFGKEAETGKTTMGDLREGKRTVMISYATSTAEWESIEPLIGKHDLTPEEAEAVRQVLIDCGARSFAEGLARYYANRALARLAEPHIPPALRIELHPVVDAVLGRVK from the coding sequence ATGAATGGTCCCGACCTGATTTCCGTCTCAATTGCGAGGCAGGCGCAGGTCGACGTCGTGCTCGAACGCTTCTTCAGCCTAGCCAAGAACCGCGCCGCCGCCTTCGGCGAGCAGTATGTGCAGCTGTGGACAACCCTCGAGAGCAACACGATCGGCGGCAAGAGATTCCGCCCGCGCATGGTGATGGGCGCCTACCAGTCGCTCGGAGGCACCGACCTCGAGGCCGCCGCCTACGTCGGTGCCGCGTTCGAGCTGCTGCACACCGCGCTTATCGTGCATGACGACGTGATCGACCACGACTTCGTGCGCAGGGGCGTCGCCAACATCTCCGGCAGCTACCGCGACGCCGCGCGCAAGGCGGGCAGCAGTGAGAAGGTGGCCGAGCACAGCGGCATCTCGGCCGCCGTGATCGCCGGCGACCTGGCACTGTTCAACTCCTACCGGCTGATCGACCGCAGCGGTGTCTCGGACGTGGTGCGTTCGAGGCTCCTCGAGGTGATGGATGACGCGTTGTTCGCGTCCGCCGCCGGCGAACTGATCGACGTCGACTTCTCCATCACGGCTGAGGTCCCCCGCGTCGACGACATCCTCACCATGGAGCGGCTCAAGACGGCCGTCTACTCGTTCGAGTGCCCGCTGCAGGCCGGGGCAATCCTCGCCGGGGCGTCCGAGGAGGTCATCCAGACCCTGGGCGACTTCGGCCGCGAGATCGGCATCGCCTACCAGCTCGTCGACGACCTGCTCGGGGTGTTCGGCAAGGAGGCCGAGACCGGCAAGACGACGATGGGCGACCTGCGCGAGGGCAAGCGCACGGTCATGATCTCCTACGCCACGAGCACCGCCGAGTGGGAGTCGATCGAGCCGCTGATCGGCAAGCACGACCTCACGCCCGAGGAGGCCGAGGCCGTGCGTCAGGTACTCATCGACTGCGGAGCGCGCTCGTTTGCCGAGGGACTCGCCCGCTACTACGCCAACCGCGCTCTCGCGCGGCTCGCCGAGCCGCACATCCCGCCCGCGCTGCGCATAGAGCTGCACCCCGTCGTGGATGCCGTGCTCGGACGGGTCAAGTGA
- a CDS encoding lycopene cyclase domain-containing protein: MGLIYLAALLVALTGMVMLDRRFRLYFWADARRATIVTLAGLVFFVVWDLFGIGLGIFFRGETAFMTGVQVAPELPVEELFFLTLLVYVTMNLYAAASRVLSHGAERA; the protein is encoded by the coding sequence ATGGGTCTGATCTACCTGGCCGCGCTGCTCGTGGCCCTCACCGGCATGGTCATGCTCGACCGGCGTTTCCGGCTGTACTTCTGGGCGGACGCCCGCCGGGCGACGATCGTCACGCTCGCGGGCCTGGTGTTCTTCGTCGTCTGGGACCTGTTCGGCATCGGTCTCGGGATCTTCTTCCGCGGCGAGACGGCGTTTATGACCGGTGTGCAGGTCGCGCCCGAGCTGCCGGTCGAGGAGCTGTTCTTCCTCACGCTGCTCGTCTATGTGACGATGAACCTCTACGCCGCCGCGTCACGGGTGCTGTCGCACGGGGCGGAGCGCGCATGA